One part of the Synergistaceae bacterium genome encodes these proteins:
- a CDS encoding hydroxymethylglutaryl-CoA lyase, whose amino-acid sequence MKWPEKIIFCEVGPRDGLQNESTMLSIEQKIALIEGVVDAGVPIVEVGSFVHPKAVPQMADTDEVAKRIRRVPGVEYRCLVANKKGVERALAAGITKVKLTLSASESHAKANMNKTIAELLEGFRECVPFARENGAEVSGAISTAFGCPFEGKISTERLIDITKSFGDLGITELSLSDTTGMANPRQVYDVTSLMQDKFPDVRWFLHFHNTRGMALANMIAGLNAGIIRYDASLAGLGGCPYAPGASGNIASEDMLHMLGEMGIATGIDLDMMINLAKQLQKWVGHPTDSSILRAGKVSDLVSITAAKKQPK is encoded by the coding sequence ATGAAGTGGCCGGAAAAAATTATTTTTTGCGAGGTTGGCCCGCGCGACGGACTGCAGAATGAATCCACCATGCTTTCAATAGAGCAGAAAATCGCCCTGATAGAGGGCGTCGTCGATGCGGGGGTCCCTATCGTGGAAGTAGGTTCTTTTGTACATCCTAAGGCAGTTCCCCAAATGGCTGATACGGATGAGGTGGCAAAGAGGATACGGCGAGTCCCAGGCGTTGAGTACAGGTGTCTCGTCGCAAACAAAAAAGGTGTGGAACGGGCACTTGCAGCCGGTATAACAAAGGTCAAGCTCACTCTCTCCGCGAGCGAATCACACGCAAAAGCCAACATGAACAAGACGATAGCAGAACTCCTTGAAGGGTTCCGGGAATGTGTGCCATTCGCACGTGAAAACGGCGCAGAAGTCTCCGGCGCTATTTCAACAGCATTTGGCTGTCCGTTTGAGGGTAAGATCTCCACCGAACGTCTCATAGATATCACGAAGAGTTTCGGTGACCTTGGCATAACGGAGCTCTCACTTTCAGATACTACCGGCATGGCAAATCCTCGCCAGGTCTACGATGTGACATCGCTTATGCAGGATAAGTTCCCTGATGTGCGCTGGTTCCTCCATTTCCATAACACGCGCGGCATGGCGCTCGCCAACATGATTGCCGGCCTCAACGCCGGGATCATACGTTATGATGCATCGCTGGCAGGCCTGGGAGGCTGCCCGTATGCACCTGGAGCATCCGGCAATATTGCCTCCGAGGATATGCTGCACATGCTTGGTGAGATGGGGATAGCAACCGGGATCGATCTCGACATGATGATAAATCTTGCCAAACAGCTTCAAAAGTGGGTCGGACATCCCACAGACAGTTCGATCCTCAGGGCTGGAAAGGTTTCCGACTTAGTCAGTATCACAGCCGCAAAGAAGCAACCTAAGTAA